A region from the Corylus avellana chromosome ca7, CavTom2PMs-1.0 genome encodes:
- the LOC132187790 gene encoding pentatricopeptide repeat-containing protein At5g66500, mitochondrial, whose translation MSTSYSSLRNLRSLNFPANSIRTVSSKNLHTHLFDETPHRDLYSLNSLLASYVRDDNALAAWALFRRMHCTRSDLDAYTFTPMLGACSKLPGHERGKQVHALMIKRGSDSGAVSKTALMDMYSKYGYLGDSIKVFDEMEFRDVVTWNAMLSSFLRHGLAKEALGVFEAMRRERVECSEFTLCSVLKACASLKAFRQGKQVHGLVVVMGRDLVVLGTALIDFYSSIGCIEEAITVFSSLDRGKDDMMRNSLISGCVRNRKYEEAFSIMCLMKPNVVALTSALAACAENSDLWIGKQIHCVALRQGFLHDTQLCNIMLDMYAKCGKILSARLLFDGICNKSVVSWTSMIDAYGRHGHGLEALELYKMMGEEGSGVLPNSVTFLALLSACGHSGLVDQGRECFNSAREKHALELGPEHYACFIDILGRAGLIEEAWCLFHDMVKHGTMPTAAVWAALLNACSHNMDVTRGEFAANRLLQLEPNKPGNYVLLSNFYAAIGRWDSVNELRNVSNTKGLVKEAGSSWVAVTTARRMPSAYQSEKSKIIES comes from the exons ATGTCTACCTCGTACAGTTCCTTGCGTAACTTGCGTTCACTTAACTTCCCCGCCAACAGCATCAGAACCGTTTCTTCGAAGAACTTACATACCCACCTGTTCGATGAAACGCCCCATAGAGACCTCTACTCGCTTAACTCCCTTCTCGCCTCGTATGTTCGCGATGACAATGCTCTCGCCGCATGGGCTCTCTTCCGTCGAATGCACTGCACGCGCTCCGACCTTGATGCGTACACTTTCACGCCGATGTTGGGCGCGTGCTCAAAGTTACCAGGCCACGAGCGCGGCAAACAGGTCCATGCGCTGATGATCAAAAGGGGTTCTGACTCTGGAGCTGTGAGCAAAACTGCCCTCATGGACATGTACTCCAAATATGGGTACTTGGGTGACTCGATTAAGGTGTTTGATGAGATGGAATTCAGGGACGTTGTGACTTGGAATGCTATGCTGTCGAGCTTTTTAAGGCACGGTCTTGCTAAAGAAGCGCTTGGTGTTTTTGAAGCAATGAGGAGGGAGAGAGTGGAGTGTAGTGAGTTTACTTTGTGTTCTGTGCTTAAAGCTTGTGCCTCTTTGAAGGCGTTTCGTCAGGGTAAGCAGGTTCATGGGTTGGTGGTCGTGATGGGCCGTGATTTGGTGGTATTGGGCACTGCTTTGATTGACTTTTACTCCAGTATTGGGTGTATAGAGGAAGCTATTACAGTGTTCTCCAGTTTGGACCGTGGAAAGGATGATATGATGCGCAATTCTTTGATTTCTGGGTGTGTTCGGAATCGAAAATATGAAGAGGCATTCTCGATTATGTGTTTGATGAAACCCAATGTTGTTGCGCTTACCAGTGCTCTTGCAGCTTGCGCTGAGAATTCAGACTTGTGGATTGGAAAGCAGATACACTGTGTGGCGTTACGCCAGGGGTTCCTTCATGACACCCAATTATGCAATATCATGTTAGACATGTATGCGAAATGTGGGAAAATTTTGAGTGCTCGGTTGCTGTTTGATGGAATTTGTAATAAAAGCGTAGTTTCCTGGACAAGTATGATAGATGCATATGGAAGGCACGGGCATGGGCTTGAAGCTCTTGAGCTGTACAAAATGATGGGAGAGGAAGGGAGTGGTGTCTTGCCAAATTCTGTAACATTTCTTGCTCTTTTATCAGCTTGTGGGCATTCGGGACTGGTGGATCAAGGCCGCGAATGTTTTAATTCAGCTCGGGAGAAGCATGCTTTGGAGCTGGGTCCAGAGCATTATGCCTGCTTCATAGATATCTTAGGCAGGGCAGGTTTGATAGAAGAAGCATGGTGTTTATTTCATGACATGGTTAAGCATGGTACCATGCCGACTGCAGCCGTGTGGGCAGCATTGTTGAATGCTTGTAGTCATAACATGGATGTGACAAGGGGTGAGTTTGCTGCAAACCGTCTGCTGCAGTTAGAGCCAAATAAGCCTGGGAATTATGTACTCCTATCAAATTTCTATGCAGCCATTGGCAGGTGGGATTCTGTGAATGAGCTGAGAAACGTTTCGAACACAAAAGGGCTGGTCAAGGAAGCTGGGAGTAGCTGGGTGGCTGTAACCACTGCCAGGAGAATGCCATCGGCCTATCAGTCTGAGAAATCAAAGATTATAGAAAG TTGA
- the LOC132187791 gene encoding uncharacterized protein LOC132187791 yields MFRALSTRRNHRTYEKLADERGVGALEGKYLKRSTSLPAQVFGSPTKSTPELAFPASSQVKPTNKVTKSHPLFSLFSGGRKKKTTAKPEFARYIEYVKEGGAWDKNSSMPVIYYK; encoded by the coding sequence ATGTTTAGAGCCCTGAGTACTCGGAGAAACCATCGGACATATGAAAAATTAGCCGATGAGCGTGGTGTTGGTGCTTTGGAGGGGAAGTACTTGAAGAGGTCTACAAGCTTGCCAGCCCAAGTATTTGGTTCACCAACAAAGTCAACGCCGGAATTAGCCTTTCCAGCCAGCTCTCAGGTGAAGCCTACAAACAAGGTCACCAAGAGCCACCCACTGTTCAGCCTCTTCAGCGGTGGTCGGAAGAAGAAAACTACAGCCAAGCCGGAATTTGCAAGGTATATAGAGTATGTCAAGGAGGGAGGGGCCTGGGATAAGAATTCCAGTATGCCTGTAATCTATTACAAGTGA